CAATCTATAACCTCCCTAATGAGTCAACAGGGTGCGGGCTTGTGAGGGAGGTTTTCCAGATCAAGCTGTCCCCTCTTAAGCTCCATTGTGAACACGTTCTTCGCCTTGAATTTCTCCTTCAGCAGATCGAAGGAAATCCAGGGATCCACACTATCACCGCAAGTGAAAAGGTCTACAGCACAGTAACCATATTCCGGCCATGTATGTATCGCCAGATGGGACTCGGCGATCACCACAACCCCGGAAACACCGTGCGGGTTGAACAGATGAAACACGCTCTTTACGATAGTTGCACCTGCCACTCGAGCTGCTTCCTTCATGTGATCTTCCACAAACTGCAGATCATTGATCACGACACGATCGCAGTCATAGAACTCTACAAGAATATGGCGCCCTAAAGCTTTCACCCCCTCACCCTCCTTAGAATGTAATGATTTAATAATAAGACCCCCCCCCCCCCTTTTCAATAAAAAATTCTGAATTTTT
This genomic interval from Candidatus Wallbacteria bacterium contains the following:
- the speD gene encoding adenosylmethionine decarboxylase, giving the protein MKALGRHILVEFYDCDRVVINDLQFVEDHMKEAARVAGATIVKSVFHLFNPHGVSGVVVIAESHLAIHTWPEYGYCAVDLFTCGDSVDPWISFDLLKEKFKAKNVFTMELKRGQLDLENLPHKPAPC